One genomic window of Lepeophtheirus salmonis chromosome 5, UVic_Lsal_1.4, whole genome shotgun sequence includes the following:
- the LOC121118826 gene encoding ADP-ribosylation factor-like protein 3, translating into MGLLSLIRKFKSNPDKELRILLLGLDNAGKTTLLKTLAEEDITTITPTQGFNIKSVQTDGFKLNVWDIGGQRKIRPYWRNYFENTDILIYVIDSADKKRFEETGQELQELLFEEKLTNVPVMIYANKQDVISASPASEIAEGLGLHHIKDRPWQIQSCSALNGEGVKDGMEWVCANVRNK; encoded by the exons aTGGGACTCCTATCTCTCATCAGAAAGTTCAAATCCAACCCTGACAAGGAATTGCGAATTCTACTCCTTGGCTTAGACAATGCCGGCAAAACCACACTTCTCAAAACCCTTGCAGAGGAAGACATTACGACCATTACACCCACTCAGGGCTTCAATATTAAATCCGTGCAAACAGATGGCTTCAAACTAAATGTATGGGACATTGGGGGTCAAAGGAAGATACGGCCCTATTGGAGAAATTATTTTGAGAACACAGATATTTTAATCTACGTTATAGACTCTGCAGATAAGAAAAGATTTGAAGAAACAGGCCAAGAGCTACAA GAACTCTTATTTGAAGAGAAATTAACAAACGTTCCAGTCATGATTTATGCCAATAAACAGGACGTGATTTCAGCTAGTCCTGCGTCAGAGATCGCTGAGGGATTAGGTCTACATCATATCAAGGATCGACCTTGGCAAATTCAGTCGTGTAGTGCCCTCAATGGAGAAGGAGTCAAGGATGGAATGGAATGGGTCTGTGCAAACgttcgaaataaataa